DNA sequence from the Gadus morhua chromosome 21, gadMor3.0, whole genome shotgun sequence genome:
acacaaaggcagcgacacatacacggaagcgcacacacacaacattatgtttttaaacacgtAGACAAACTCTGCCAGGTaacacgttctgtctatagactgtagaaattgcgataaaataagggaagagacaatttctcacttCGACAAACAATGgcgggtcgttcattttgtcatataaaaaccattaaattcaaacatcacaccgaccggcatatcaacacagaaGTCACATGATTCTTAAAGAGACAatgtccctataacacagaacggAAACAattcaataacacagtatggtgaattatgtctatagagtccaccacaagactacactttgttgctcaaatgtaaaaTTACTGTATACAATCAGCCTGATTGTATCAGTATCTGATACAATCAGATACTGACTACATTGtactcccgaaatgtcttgcagTATTGATATCCCCCCTACCCCttgagttgttttatttttcttatatttTGTGTGTTATGCCATATGTGACTGTAGGCTTCTGCTGCCTGTCTAGGCCAGGACACTGGCAGAGatttataataacaatgattattatttttcaattaaGCAATAGTAGTTgcattgcattttaaaatgtcaatgcacttttcagccctgaataacagtaaaagctatttaataagtACTATGCATGCATAGTAAACTACACTTTCCTTTGAACAATTACCCatgttaccataaattgacaaattctataatgtaatcaaatgctcacacactagctgctttcagacacacgtgtaagtcctgatattctcctgacgGACCGTATGCGTGAACAatatatcctgacatttgtacccggaaaatctcctgaataatttTAATCAATATAattttctctgtaggaaatgtaaattacctcaTATGTGAATGAGAAGTAGAAAtcggtatttctcacaccacttcagtgggcaTGTTGATGTCGGTTCTgtatgtcattgagtggccccgtaaatgataatcagcctgttgccttctgtacgctgaatggttaaaatatatttaaatgttggcactgcttttaagagttaTTTGTGGTGAaggaatgttatacgttgtaaaatTATAGGCAACATTTTATTATAGTATGCTCTCACACTTTCTGGATGGGAGTATCTCTGATGTCAGAATGGGAAAAAACCTAAGGAACGGTGTTGTACAAGGATGTGAAAGGATTGAATGCAGGCAGTACGTTTTCATTATGAATGTACACGCAAAAACCATCCACTTGTAAAGGCTATATGATTGGGAAACATCACAAATTAGTACTTAAGATATCCTGAAGGTATCGTTCTtatgaccccatggggtctgggatctgctgctgctgtgtagTGGGGTTGGTCGATGTGGTCTGTCGAAGACTTACTAGAAAGGAAAACTATGCAGCTACACCATGAACCACATGGTGAAAACTATGTTACGCCCCTCTACACCCCACTGGCCTTGCAGTGGCAGTGCATTGGTCTTTGGGTGGCGCAGGGGCACAACACAATCAAGTAAAACGTGCACACTTCAGCCTCCGATGGGGGCTTGCTTTCTGTGTTTGCCCCTGTTCTGTTGGCATGTATCAGCCCATGCTCAGGTGTGCTGCATCAGTGGAGCTGATTAGGAGCACCCGGACCGCTCGTCAAGAGTTAAAGGCGACAGATTCCCTTTCCCATGGGGATGCCTTTGGTCATGGGACTGCTGGCTGGTCATGCCATCTCTCTGGGATTTGTCTTGTCTTTATATTTTGGACTTTGTTGTATATCTTAATGTCGTCTccttttcatatttttatgtaaatTAATCCCACTGGTTTGGTTTTTGTTAAAGGTGGCCTTTGATATCTGGGGTCAAGAGTGGTTTGTTGTTAGCCCCAGTAGGCCCAACTAGAGGTTTGGCCTAACAACAATGAGTGAGTCGCCCAGGAAATAAGTCATAGATGCAATATCTATTGTAAGTAATGTCGCTGGAATGAGATGGTTGCTTGATGGGTTTAAAGTACCGGGATgtgtaaatatatgtgtgtacatataaatagatatttttcaatctaaatgtgttttttgaaTGTTAGCATTGCCATGGTTTTTCGAAATATTATATATTCAGTCCAGCTTTGCTGTGGGTGGATCTTATCAAGATAAACAGCTGaaatatatcattaaatattTTTCTAACTTGCCTCTGAAACTGTTTGCGGAGATTGGTTCATGATGTTTTGTACAGGCGGTTAAATAAACTCAAGACTCAGTATTTGTCTCCTTCTGTTGACTTGGTACACTCATAATCCTTCTCTACCCCTAACAAACTGTTGTTAAAACATAAAGTATATGTATAGAGTCATGAAATATCGGTCCAATGACGTGGCCTTTTGTTGTACAGTGGGGTTCTCTAATGGTGCATTTCCACCAGCGGGTGCGCTTCGGCCCAGCACGAATTAGCCCATTAGTGAAGGGGCAGTTtggcccagctcagttacggctcgcgtttccaccgccaacaatacccttatggtagggcgggggCGATGGCcacggcagctacgtaagcatctTAACCGCAcagcagcccgacacagtgtaaCCTGCTAAGATATCCAAGAAAAAAGAAGAACGTGACGCtatgaacaaagagcaacaatgtatgATGTCCAAGAAGGAAGTCAAACTTTTGCGAGACATTTTCCTCATTAAACTAAGCTATTGCCGTTTTCCAGAAATACCTCGcgggtactgtgtttgtttgttattgtccCCCTGTCGCACGGACAGCCTGTGTGTCTCGAACTTGTTGGCACCCTTTCGGACGGTAGTTCCCCAACGGAGATGTAGCCTACTGCGAGATGAGTACGGCTCATCACGGCTCGGTCGAgaccacgcccacttttggcggtggaaacgcgaactgTGCATTACCTTTGCACACCGAACCGTCCAGCAACCGCCGGTGGAAAATGCAGCTGCTCTCCAAAATGCAGTCTTTTCACCAACATGTCAGTTCATCAATTGTTTACcgtaatttatttttttgaataattacaaatactataatctatattatacaacggggggcctgaatccagcgatctgattggttcctaactgttgtataatgagcgtatacataactgctatgacgccaaatcattttgtgaaagtatcactccgcgcctggaagtggaaagtgtcaaagaatacaaccgtatttttactagtgtgtgtggagTCATTTTGCCATAATTGTAACAGTTGCATAAAAGCAATAGCACTgttcactgaagcctaaaatcggccagtgaactgctccataggataaattgccggcgaaccgctctagccgagccttctctcggagggacgctaaagtgtgttgcatagcgaccgtcgtgcattttgaaggcagccaggagggactacttttttgtattctttaataaaacagctactttgactttcttgggttagggttagggttagggttagactttctttttaaatgtagtgtgtctatgactttcgttttgccataatagtaaccgttgtataaaagcaatagatcacttcagtcagtggtatgtgctcattataccactgtgaagggggtcgccggccctccgttgcgcgtcggggccggacaacgccccttaacagtggtataatgagcacataccacagcctgtcgtgatctattgcttaaatatatgaATGCCTCAATATTTTCAATGAAGCTACTCAATATTTCTGTTTGTGtataggcatatatatatatatatatattttagactCATTCAATATCCCGCACAAGAAACAGCCTGAATCTGTGGAATTTTGGCCTAAATGATTTATGATGATTCTATCTCAGATATTATATAAATCCATTGTCACACCGTAATTGAGGTAATTTCCATTGCTCTTTACTCAGAGATATGACTTACTCAATGTTCTATGAGCATATTAGAGAAGCAACCCAGGGCCTATCAAATAAGGAGGTAATGCCAAGTCTGGGGGTCAGAGACTGTTGGCCAATTCAGGAAGCTGTCTCTGTGTTGACTAAGACTACATCTTACCGAACATAATAGAATACAGGAGTCTGTCTCCGTAATAAAGCGTAGGAACAACATGCTTGGAGTTCCTCTTTGTTCAATCGGGCTGCTACTTATTGCCCTCATTCACACCGGTAAGGATAATTAACACAACTTTcaatatgatattatatctaaCTGGAGACATAATATAGCTtacattgtgtgtttttttaatatctGTCACAATTTGTCTGCATATCTTTATAGCTGTAACCAAAAACCACCTCGTGGTGGGGGGAGTGGGTCACACAGTTATCCTGCCCTGCGTCTCTCATTTGGAGGGATCCTGCTCCGACATACAATGGTCTCATAACACGAAAAGTGGTAGTACCCTTGTCGGTAGTATCTCCAGAAGAGAAGCAGCGAACACTGGTAGATTTAACATTTGGTCAGATTGTTCTTTACACATCAACAACATCACCAAAGTCGATGTTGGAGGCTGGAGCATATTGGTGCAGTACAGATCCGGATGATTTGCAAATTCTGTCTCTAATTACTGGTGAGTAATGCAAATGTGCCTGAAGACTGTTTGTATGTTTACTTTGCATGTGGTGGGTAGCTAAAGGAACCAGAAAGGTGTCAGACTaagattttatttttctaatgaGTTCATTTTTATAATTCAAATTGCTGCATACTGCCCCAACAAACATCAACACCCAACTGTAGAAGGTATGCCTAAATTCGATGTCATCGATGGGACATGGTAACTAACCAAAAACTTAATCCGACCACCACCACGGGGTCCGGCAGTATGAAGATGTTTGTGGGTGTCTGTTCATGCAGTGTGGAAGCACCATAACAAAGTAAGTTCTTATATTCAAGTGTTATAAAAGCAATGACTTGGCGGTCAAGTGTTGGTCAGATAGTGAGATGTCTGTCTAAAGGGGTAGTATGGGTCTTGAACCCACAGGGAGGGATTGTGCTGCAGGTGTGTTCTCTGAATGAAAGCCGTATTCCTCGCTAACAATCTCAGATATATATTGCCCAAACTGCACCACGCGAAACAAAaaagcatttgttgttttgttgtattCTTTCAGTTTCCTCCCAGCCGCGGTCTAACCGGTTGCCCGGAGCCAATGTTACCTTAAGCTGTAGTCTGGTCACGTACCAGGGACCTGATCAGCGTTTCAGCTCTCTGTATCGAGGTTTGTCTCTCAAGTGGCAGGATGATAACCGACCGGACAACATGCTCGCCGGACAGTCGGGCACCGAATGTGAAGTCTGGCTGAGGGTCAACATTCAGCCTGGCAGCCGCTTCAGCTGCCTGGCTTTGGTCAAACACCAGGTCCAGAGCAGGGTGGAGTTCCCCGTCCGTATCCGAGGTGTGGAAAAGATcaccattctctctctgtcactcactcactcattcaatcACTCAATTACTCActcaatcacagacacacaacttgGTGTGGTAAATACCATTGGCTCCtgccaggcgcgtcgttagacctgggcattcggggctatagccccggatcttttgggatcagccccggatctctgccgtaaaaaaaaaaaaagaaagtgtgtatatatatatatatatatatatatgtatatatatatatatatatatatatatatatatatatatatatatatatatatatatatatatatatatatatatatatagctgctttcatacacgtaagtactggctgctcttctgaatatatgctgcatcgttgcagcaacattgaagacgatcgcgttgacttctgcggtctgttctgcctccatgctgtgtgcgtcaaaccaaaacaaatctgagtgacagcggccgcacttatcccgcctcctgcaaatgtacgtaatatccctccccttgcaatgccggcgctggcactggccgcgggagcaagatgttattcaaacaaaaatgcatcaatcattgttttattctttcattacacaatttctttcattcttataaataaaaaaattatataaatacatatataaatctagccaacttgtcaatcaaaattagtcttgtcttgtccctctggttgttcattctaaaacactacaatcttttgagaagcaaatggttgcggCCTCTAtaggcgctgatgtgagtactgtatgcatgcaatactactactcatagtaataatctcagagggttgagaaacagtgggttgacaatccattctggtacctcattttgaaaatccccaaaaaagaaacttcacgtaggactgtctttcgatttttaatacattgctttggaggttttcaatctaacatcccactggtttgattttacctaagagaattttttttattttttaaagcatccacagcagccataataatgagattatgagacaatgagaatgaagcggcaacagtgtgactgtgcagagtgagagagatggcttcaatggatgaccagggattggtggtggcgttacccaggaagggcggctgtagttaactgcaagcaacagaacatgaatagtgaagtggaggaaggagtcgaaatgagacttcattaacagattcatgtacagctcagatttatatggagataagcttcttaaacaacttgcatacagcataagcaagtaacagaaagtaacatattattttttcattatttaaatctacatcctggttacacgtcgcgcgatagcgcatatcatttcatgcaagcgagtgtttacttcctggttacaggtcgcgcgatagcacatatcatctcatgcgatcttaaagagaacttgacgtgaacagtttaggaatgcatattccgggaaaacattagaactctgaaattctgactatctgtaacattaaacctacactgaaaataagtaataacttaaaatgaaacataaaagcagaccactacttacttgccgttgcctggctgggggagaaaggtccgtcggagcagcgatggcttcttgacatcgggtaggtgcacgcaggctatataggctattctaatgtcttatttttgccctggcactcggcataggcgacctatgtgttgggggcgcccttaattaattaatcgatacattaattaattatttaattaattaagatactgtagcacgcaggagtcaggacggtgctcccccccccgggctaaagccccggatgttttcaattgctaacgacgcgcctggctCCTGCGTTTTAGTCTTCACACAGATGATTTGTTCAATGTTTGATTTGTCTTCACACAGTTAAGGGAAGAGGCCTTCCCATGCCTAAATTAGAAAATGACGAACAAGGTACTGCTATCCTGCTACAATAAAATATACAGCATGTCAATAAAGTTTTTATCTTAACAAAACTATAATATGGATATAcaccaacaagtaaacatacaCTGAATAAAGCGTGTATTTCTAATGTTTAGATAATAGTTGTTTTTTCCCATCTTTTGTTTGGGTTACCACCATGACTGCATTCAATTACCTTGATTGTTTCTTTTAATACCATGATTGAGGCCTAACAGATGTAAGCACCAACAAAAGTAACAATCCAATAGAGCCCAATGCACAGATGGCTTCAGCAAGACGGTTGTTAACTGTTGATTTTTTTGGACAGACTGGGGCGGTGTCAACAACAGCCAGCTGATCATCTCTGTGGCAGTGGTGGGCTGTGCCATGATGGTGGTGCTTGCTCTGATCGTAgtgtggaagaagaagaagaggaaaccAAGTAGGTTTCCTCAAGTTCCTGGATGCAGCGcaacatacacatagacacacgtaGAGCACATCAGCACATCACGAGGCAATGCGGTCATATGTGCAACGGCAGATTGCTTCACCTCACACAATGCTTAAGAAAACTGAGGTTATGGCAACATGTGTTTGCATAGTTCTCAGACGCTAACACGCTATTTAAACCTCCAAAGCTCACATGAATAGACGTGTTAGAATAGCACAACAGAGATTCTCGGTTGTTAAATGATAAATGCAGACTTGAGGTTCTTGAGATTAATTTGGCCTCAATAGCCAAATGATTCCGAAACATGGTTTGCGAATTATTCAACCCTTTTAATACCGTTttacattaatatttttttacttaattTCAGATGACCAGCTTGTTGCCTGTCCAGAGACTCCCTTGCATGTTAACACTGGGATCAATACGGTGagtacatacatacacttcTTACAGTGGTATTTTAATTAATTCTACACTTTCTTAAACAATGATTCTTCCAACTATAACCCTATctgagtgcgtgagtgcgtgagtgtgtgtgtgtgtgcctgtgtgtgtttgcacgtgggttcatgtttgcatgtgcatattcatgcgtgtatgtttgtgttttaaggATGGGGCCGCCACTGCAGAGGATGTCACCTACGCTGACTTAACGCTTGCTGGCATGGCGGACAGGAAGTGGGAGACAGAGAATGAAGACACCGTTTATGCTGGCATACAACCCATCGGTCGCGATAATGTTTGATTGGCATTACCTGGTAACACAAACCGGCCTATGACAGGTTACTCATACAATAGCATCGATTAGCCAATAGAGGAGTATTTGAGTCCATGTTTACATCTTATCCTACGTTTTTAAAACTGCATGTAATATGTGCTATGGTCCATGATCAGTCCATatttagtaataataattaatcaAATTTAAGAATATATATCTATTAGGGCCACGTTGATAAAAGGTAAAGTCAAACTATTCTCGAATTGAAGTCATACTACAATTTtgagaataaagttgaatgaattgaaatattatgagaataaacattgtcatattATGAGAATAAAGTGGTAGttctagtctgtgtgtgtttttttataagACATATCAGACGAGTCTACTCCCCGGCATTAAAATGAGGAACGTGGAGCATCTTGTGAAGTTGTACTACAGTATAGGTTTCACAAATAAGGAAATACTTGATCTTTTGGCCCGTCAGCACCGCGttttcatatatatacatatatatttgggTTAGATCATAGCTATATATCACACTCCACAGGCCCCTTGCCACACCACAGGCCCCTGCTCCAGGGCTGCAGCTGAATGCTattgctatgctatgctaatgctatgctTTTTTTGGCCAattgaagtgtaggcctacttcttcAATGAGTTAAGTAAACGATTGTGATACTGTTCACATCCACTTACAAATGTTTAAAAGTTAAAATGTTTAAGATGAGAAAGAATTGTGAAATGAGATGAGGGGTATATAGGGGTTTAAAGGGAAATGGGGGGCGATAACCGATATGTTGTAGGTATGCGTATGCATTATGTACGCCTACACATTATAGTTTTTCAGAACGATACAGCTATATTGCtgataaaaaatgttttacacAAAATGCATGCACCACAAAGAATATTAAAATAACTAGAACCATTATCCTCAAATAAATACATCTAACTTATATGGGAATGTCAGGATTTTCAGTATGGTAATGAATGTTTTTGCAATGAATCCCTTGATTTTGGTGTGGACATTAAATGTGGGACATCCCTGAAACTATAAAAGTTGTGTTcctccattattattattttttttaagttgttttTGAAGTGTATGTGTACATGGCAAATTAATGTATAGTACTACAAACCTAAGCATATTGTACTGTACGGTAAGGCTATTGCACTGAATGATTAAAACATATGAGAAAAGGGCTTTTTTCTACAATTCcaaagaaaaacattaaaaacgaAAACATTGTCAAAAAATCTAAACAATTGATAATAACGTACGGATCGTGAACTAAGGGAGCATCAGatccacaaaaacaaaccatgGTGTAGATATGATAAAGGTAAGACTCACTCACTGGTCCAAACTATTGAGGCATATTAAAAATACATCACCTACATCTATGATCTTCCCCATGTATTAATCATATCGTATTTAAGTTGTCTAGAACTTTCAAGATGCATCCGCGTCGTGTGAATAGCAATGCCAAGttaaaaaacacagagcaaTCCAACACTATAACAAAGTCATAACTTCTGATTATATCTCCCCAAactacaaacacccacacacccatgcacacacacacacacacacaaacacagatacacacacaccactcccccccccccccaccccacacacacacacacagatacacacacacacagacacacccacacacagacacacgcacacacacacacacacacacacacacacacacacacacacacacacacacacacacacacacacacacacaccacaccaccccccccacacacaaacactcatacacacagcaGGCGAGAGACAGTCGGAGCCGGTGCTGGTGTTGCCCTGTTTTGCATTTTAAACACTTGAGGTCCACCCACACTTTGTGTTCACATTGCCTTGCAGCACAGCAGCACTCATCTACACATTTAAAGTGTGCAGAtgagctgggtgtgtgtgtgtgtgtgtgtgtgtgtgtgtgtgtgtgtgtgtgtgtgtgtgtgtgtgtgtgtgtgtatgtgggtctgACCCTTGGTAAAAGGGCCAGAACAAAAAGCCAAAACATGTTtgagatgagagagtgagacagtgaaCACACTAAACTGTTCCCTGAGTGAGGTGGTAACTCCTCAGTCCAAGTCCAAACAAAAGTGCCAATGGTAATAGGTATGCTGATTTATGTCTAGAAGGTACTACCTCGGTTATTGTTCTCTTTAGTGGTGTGCAAAGGAGAGGTTGACTTATTCATGTATAAGGTTAAAGGATGGTTATGAAATTGCAAACTAGATTGAACAggataaaaaaagagagagcgtTAGTTATTATTCTCTTGTATATCACCCTACAAACTAAACAAGGGTGGACTTTTCAGATATCTTCCAAAACATCCCATGCCTTGTCAAACAAACACTGACCAAACAGAATATGTCTATTGgagaaagaacaaaacaaaactatCAACACAAGCTGTTCTTTTTCCAGATCCGAAATTGCTAAGAGGTTACCTAAAGCATAATCAGAGATAGCTTAGAGCAACTTATCTCAGGCCACGAACATTCCCTATATTTATAGCTTTGACATCTTTCTTGAAATAATACAAATTTTAttgacaagaaaaaataataacgcCCCAACCACAATCTTCCTCAACATATATCCGAGGGTACAAATTCCCGGATGAGAGGCAGTGTCTAGGACCACGCAACCGGGTCAGCTTTTGCCTCTCCTATCTCTTCTCTGTGAACCCCAATACAACGCTGGAGACGCGGACCATTCATTGAAAACATGTTCTCCTACTCCTATCTCCCTTGTGCAGCTGATAAGGCTTCAGGACAATGTCTTGAACTCAGGAGAACCCAGGCCCCAGCTCGTCTGCCATGGGTCTGCTCAGCAAAAGACCAGCGGGTGACAAATGCTAGCGtcccttaatgtgtgtgtgggtgtgtgtgtgtgtgtgtgtgtgtgtgtgtgtgtgtgtgtgtgtgtgtgtgtgtgtgtgtgtgtgtgtgtgtggtggggggaggggggttggctatgtgtgtgtgtgtgtgtgtgtgtgtgtgtgtgtgtgtgtgtgtgtgtgtgtgtgtgtgtgtgtgtgtgtgtgtgtgtgtgtgtgtctgtgtgtgtgtgtgtgggtgttggggggggggggggggggggtgattgggAATGGGTGGCTGGGATCGTTGTGCATGTGTGGAACAAAAGGGCCTTGATTACCAGAATCCTGAATAAGGAGGATAGGTAAGTAGCACGCCTACAGGCGAAGAGGTGTGAGAATAGATAGTGCccaagaaacacagacagaactTAAACCCCAGAAGCTGTTCTCCTCCAAAACGAACCCTCCTGTCTGCATAGGGCCAATGTCTAATCCACATACGCTTGGGTAGTTTCACCCAAAGGAAACCAAAGCTTACCTGAAACTGTAAATGCCTCACAACTGTGTTGTTTAGTAGATTATATATTTTGGAATTGTAAATCTATGAAAACAGCCAATATATCATAATAAGATTATGTCAGTTAAATTGGCATTGGACAAGGGGAGACGATATAAATTACCGTGTTACGAGTCAAGTGACAATCAACGAGGAACTTTGAAAAACTAACCTTGGAGTTGAACTATTGACATGTGCGAGTTTGCTTATATAAAGAAAAAACCATCGCGTTGATTGAGCCAAAGCGTCAATACTTGTGTTTGTAAGTTACTTGCCTGCCTGCTTTTGTCAAGACAGCCCGTGATAACAGTAACACATTGGCTTTTGTTAACACCTCGCATTGAAATTGACCCTGGCTGTTGTCTACTCCGGGGAGACcatgggggtgggtgggggagaagggggaggtgttAGGACAAAAAGCGAATCGGCGATTGACAATTTCCTGATAGGTGGTGCAGCTTCTTATCACTCTGAATCTCTATCCACTCTGCGTGAACCAGACACTCCGGCGTAGTGCTTTGGGAGCGCAACACGCCATGGATTAAACTCCGAGGAACGCGTTCTATTTGATCCGGTTCTTCCATAAATAGgtcgtgtgtgttgtgtgggctTGTTTTCAGCCATAATTGCTGGTGGCTCCTTCCTGAACGCACAGGTGAGAAAACGATGCTTTTATTTAGGATGTTTATTGATCTTATTGTTTGACCCACTGTTACTCCTG
Encoded proteins:
- the LOC115534768 gene encoding uncharacterized protein LOC115534768 isoform X3, with product MLEAGAYWCSTDPDDLQILSLITVSSQPRSNRLPGANVTLSCSLVTYQGPDQRFSSLYRGLSLKWQDDNRPDNMLAGQSGTECEVWLRVNIQPGSRFSCLALVKHQVQSRVEFPVRIRDWGGVNNSQLIISVAVVGCAMMVVLALIVVWKKKKRKPNDQLVACPETPLHVNTGINTDGAATAEDVTYADLTLAGMADRKWETENEDTVYAGIQPIGRDNV
- the LOC115534768 gene encoding uncharacterized protein LOC115534768 isoform X1; its protein translation is MLEAGAYWCSTDPDDLQILSLITVSSQPRSNRLPGANVTLSCSLVTYQGPDQRFSSLYRGLSLKWQDDNRPDNMLAGQSGTECEVWLRVNIQPGSRFSCLALVKHQVQSRVEFPVRIRVKGRGLPMPKLENDEQDWGGVNNSQLIISVAVVGCAMMVVLALIVVWKKKKRKPNDQLVACPETPLHVNTGINTDGAATAEDVTYADLTLAGMADRKWETENEDTVYAGIQPIGRDNV
- the LOC115534768 gene encoding uncharacterized protein LOC115534768 isoform X2 produces the protein MLGVPLCSIGLLLIALIHTVSSQPRSNRLPGANVTLSCSLVTYQGPDQRFSSLYRGLSLKWQDDNRPDNMLAGQSGTECEVWLRVNIQPGSRFSCLALVKHQVQSRVEFPVRIRVKGRGLPMPKLENDEQDWGGVNNSQLIISVAVVGCAMMVVLALIVVWKKKKRKPNDQLVACPETPLHVNTGINTDGAATAEDVTYADLTLAGMADRKWETENEDTVYAGIQPIGRDNV